One genomic segment of Culturomica massiliensis includes these proteins:
- a CDS encoding NADH peroxidase has translation MKKFICTVCGYVYEGEEAPEFCPQCKAPRSKFKEMEATSGKLTFVDEHVIGVAQGVDPEVLEGLKAHFNGECTEVGMYLAMSRQADREGYPEVAEAFKRYAWEEAEHASKFCELLGEMVWDTETNLRKRMEAEAGACEDKKRIATLAKKLNLDAIHDTVHEMCKDEARHGKGFEGLYNRYFKK, from the coding sequence ATGAAAAAATTTATCTGTACAGTATGTGGTTATGTGTATGAAGGAGAGGAAGCTCCGGAATTTTGTCCTCAATGTAAGGCTCCGAGAAGTAAATTCAAAGAAATGGAAGCAACGTCAGGTAAGCTGACATTTGTCGACGAACACGTCATCGGTGTGGCACAAGGTGTAGATCCGGAAGTTTTAGAAGGATTGAAAGCACATTTTAACGGGGAATGTACAGAAGTCGGAATGTATTTGGCCATGAGTCGTCAGGCCGACCGCGAAGGTTATCCGGAAGTTGCCGAAGCTTTCAAACGTTACGCTTGGGAAGAAGCCGAACACGCATCAAAATTCTGTGAATTACTAGGTGAAATGGTATGGGATACCGAAACAAATTTGAGAAAACGTATGGAAGCAGAAGCCGGCGCATGTGAAGATAAGAAAAGAATTGCGACATTGGCCAAAAAACTGAATTTGGATGCTATCCATGACACCGTACACGAAATGTGTAAAGACGAAGCGCGTCACGGAAAAGGATTTGAAGGACTGTACAACCGTTATTTCAAAAAATAA
- the gyrA gene encoding DNA gyrase subunit A codes for MENGGEKIIKINIEEEMKSSYIDYSMSVIVSRALPDVRDGMKPVHRRVLFGMNELGVNSNKPYKKSARIVGEVMGKFHPHGDSSVYMTMVRMAQPWSLRYPLVDGQGNFGSVDGDSPAAMRYTEARMEKIAEEMLADLDKDTVDMVPNFDESLKEPTVLPSKIPNLLVNGASGIAVGMATNMAPHNLNDVVDAICAYIDNEDIDIEDLIKIIKAPDFPTGGTIYGYNGVKESYRTGRGRIIVRAKTSVEVTPNGREKIIVHEIPYQVNKMELIMRIAELINEKKIEGISNVNDESDRNGMRIVIDVKKDAISNVVLNTLLKHTALQTSFGVNNVVLVHGRPKLLNIKDLIHYFVEHRHEVVTRRTEFELRQAEKRAHILEGLIIACDNIDEVIRIIRGSKTPEEARNTLIDRFSLSDVQAAAIVDMRLRQLTGLEQDKLRAEYEEIEKLIAHLREILDSLELRMRIVKSELLEMKELYGDERRTDIVYASEEFNPEDFYADDEVVITISHMGYIKRTPLSEYKVQNRGGVGSKGSATRDEDFLEHLIMATMHNTMLFFTEKGRCFWLKVYEIPEGTKQSKGRAIQNLLNIEPDDKVKAYINLLDLKDADYINSNYIVLCSKKGIIKKTTLEAYSRPRQNGVNAITIKEGDQLLEAKLTNGDNDIMLAVKSGKAIRFPEIKVRPMGRIAAGVKAIKLKSEEDEVIGMICVEPDKADILVVSENGFGKRSAISDYRITNRGGQGVKTINLTEKTGNLIALLDVTDEDNLMIITKSGLTIRMEVASLRVMGRNTQGVKLINLRSDDAIAAVAKVSASKEDENMDNEENAPEADTSNE; via the coding sequence ATGGAAAACGGCGGAGAAAAAATCATTAAGATTAACATTGAAGAGGAAATGAAATCGTCCTACATTGATTATTCAATGTCGGTCATTGTTTCACGAGCATTGCCGGACGTAAGGGACGGAATGAAACCGGTACATCGGAGGGTGTTATTCGGTATGAATGAACTGGGAGTCAATTCTAATAAGCCTTATAAGAAATCAGCCAGAATCGTCGGAGAGGTAATGGGAAAGTTCCATCCTCACGGAGACAGTTCTGTATATATGACCATGGTGCGTATGGCACAACCCTGGTCTTTGCGTTATCCTTTGGTCGACGGTCAGGGTAACTTCGGCTCCGTTGACGGAGACAGTCCTGCTGCCATGCGTTACACGGAAGCCCGTATGGAGAAAATTGCAGAAGAGATGCTGGCCGATTTGGATAAAGATACGGTGGATATGGTTCCTAACTTCGATGAATCTTTAAAGGAGCCGACCGTACTTCCGTCTAAAATTCCGAATTTACTGGTGAACGGAGCTTCAGGTATTGCTGTCGGTATGGCAACGAATATGGCTCCTCACAACCTCAATGACGTTGTAGATGCGATATGTGCCTATATCGATAATGAGGATATCGACATTGAAGATTTGATCAAAATCATCAAGGCTCCGGATTTTCCGACGGGAGGTACGATATACGGATACAACGGTGTCAAAGAATCTTACCGGACGGGGAGAGGACGCATTATTGTGCGGGCTAAAACTTCCGTAGAAGTGACTCCGAACGGAAGAGAGAAAATCATTGTACATGAGATTCCTTATCAGGTAAATAAAATGGAGTTGATCATGCGCATCGCCGAATTGATCAACGAAAAGAAAATCGAGGGAATTTCCAATGTCAACGACGAGTCCGACCGGAACGGTATGCGGATCGTGATCGATGTAAAAAAAGATGCCATTTCCAACGTGGTATTGAATACCTTACTAAAACATACCGCTTTACAGACGTCTTTCGGGGTTAACAATGTCGTACTGGTGCACGGTCGCCCAAAACTACTCAACATTAAAGATTTGATTCACTATTTTGTGGAACATCGTCATGAGGTGGTGACCCGTCGTACGGAATTCGAATTGAGACAGGCTGAAAAGAGAGCCCACATATTGGAAGGTTTAATTATTGCCTGCGACAATATCGACGAAGTTATCCGGATCATACGGGGCTCTAAAACGCCGGAAGAAGCACGTAATACATTGATTGATCGTTTCAGTCTGTCAGATGTTCAGGCTGCTGCCATCGTCGATATGCGCTTGCGTCAGCTTACCGGTCTGGAACAGGATAAATTACGCGCCGAATACGAGGAAATCGAGAAATTGATTGCACATTTGCGTGAAATTCTGGACAGTCTGGAATTACGTATGCGTATTGTCAAGAGCGAATTACTGGAAATGAAAGAGCTATACGGAGATGAAAGACGTACCGATATCGTATACGCTTCGGAAGAATTCAATCCGGAAGATTTCTATGCCGATGACGAAGTCGTTATTACCATTTCACATATGGGTTACATAAAACGCACTCCTCTGAGTGAATACAAAGTACAGAATAGAGGAGGGGTAGGGTCGAAAGGATCGGCTACCCGGGATGAAGACTTCCTGGAACACCTGATCATGGCGACAATGCACAATACCATGTTGTTCTTTACGGAAAAAGGCCGGTGTTTCTGGTTGAAAGTATACGAAATTCCGGAGGGTACAAAACAGTCCAAAGGACGCGCCATACAGAATTTGCTGAATATAGAACCGGATGATAAAGTTAAGGCATATATCAATCTGCTTGACTTAAAAGATGCCGATTATATAAACAGCAACTATATTGTTTTATGTTCCAAAAAAGGCATCATCAAAAAGACAACTCTGGAAGCCTATTCGCGTCCGCGCCAAAACGGGGTGAATGCCATTACGATCAAAGAAGGCGATCAATTACTGGAGGCCAAACTGACCAATGGAGATAACGATATTATGTTGGCCGTAAAATCCGGTAAGGCAATCCGCTTCCCTGAAATTAAAGTTCGTCCGATGGGACGTATTGCAGCAGGCGTAAAGGCAATCAAACTGAAAAGCGAAGAGGATGAAGTAATCGGAATGATATGTGTCGAACCGGATAAAGCGGATATATTGGTCGTTTCTGAAAATGGTTTCGGTAAACGCTCGGCTATCAGCGATTATCGTATTACAAACCGGGGCGGCCAGGGAGTCAAAACGATAAATCTGACGGAGAAGACCGGAAATCTGATTGCTTTATTAGACGTTACGGATGAAGACAATCTGATGATTATCACAAAATCCGGATTGACGATTCGTATGGAAGTCGCTTCGCTGAGAGTCATGGGACGGAATACACAGGGTGTAAAACTGATAAACCTGCGGAGCGATGATGCCATTGCTGCCGTGGCCAAAGTGTCGGCATCCAAAGAAGATGAGAATATGGACAATGAAGAGAATGCACCGGAAGCAGATACTTCGAATGAATAA
- a CDS encoding ATP-binding cassette domain-containing protein, producing the protein MEEILLRNIVPEIFSRQDCRTSEIWHKEVTFRSGQKYLIEAVSGAGKSSLCSYIYGYRRDYLGEIAFDGQNIRHLDKKQWGLLRKDSLSILFQELRLFGELTVWENIQIKNRLTGFKTPEWIMESLERLGIGDKKEQLAGKLSFGQQQRVACIRALCQPFRFVLLDEPVSHLDEANNRAVGALLAEEAARQDAAIIVTSIGKKLDVQYDKILHL; encoded by the coding sequence ATGGAAGAGATCTTATTGCGAAATATTGTACCTGAAATATTCAGCCGACAAGATTGCCGGACATCTGAAATCTGGCATAAAGAGGTGACTTTCCGCTCGGGACAAAAGTATTTGATAGAAGCTGTATCCGGAGCCGGAAAATCGTCTTTATGCAGTTATATTTACGGCTATCGCCGGGATTATCTGGGCGAAATTGCATTTGACGGACAAAATATCAGGCACTTGGATAAGAAACAGTGGGGATTATTGCGTAAGGATTCGCTTAGTATTCTTTTTCAGGAATTACGTTTGTTCGGAGAACTGACTGTCTGGGAAAATATCCAGATAAAGAACCGGCTTACGGGTTTTAAAACGCCGGAATGGATCATGGAAAGTCTGGAACGCTTGGGTATAGGCGATAAGAAAGAGCAGTTGGCCGGAAAACTATCTTTCGGTCAGCAACAGCGGGTTGCCTGTATCCGGGCTTTATGCCAACCTTTCCGTTTTGTATTACTCGACGAGCCGGTAAGTCACCTGGACGAAGCGAATAACCGGGCTGTCGGTGCTCTACTGGCAGAAGAAGCCGCCCGTCAGGATGCAGCGATCATTGTGACCTCTATCGGCAAAAAGCTGGATGTTCAATACGATAAAATTTTGCATTTATGA
- a CDS encoding MBL fold metallo-hydrolase yields MKLTFLGSGTSQGIPVIACECEVCRSEDKKDKRLRCSAMLEIDGKNIVIDAGPDFRYQMLRAEVKDIRAILLTHEHKDHIGGLDDVRAFNWVKHGAVDVYTDIRTKEAVFKDYSYAFSEFKYPGVPEINMHVIDPNPFYIDDIRVIPIPVMHHKLPVMGFRIGNFAYITDANYIPESSMERLKGTEYMVINALRKESHLSHFTLAQAVEVVQKLQVKEAWLTHIGHQMGLTAEVSAELPAHIHLAYDTLAVEVN; encoded by the coding sequence ATGAAATTGACTTTTTTAGGGAGCGGTACATCACAAGGCATACCGGTTATTGCTTGTGAATGTGAGGTATGTCGGTCAGAAGATAAAAAAGATAAGAGGTTACGTTGTTCTGCCATGTTGGAAATCGATGGAAAAAACATTGTCATCGATGCGGGACCCGATTTTCGTTACCAGATGCTGCGGGCAGAAGTAAAGGATATCCGGGCCATCCTGTTGACCCACGAGCATAAAGATCATATCGGAGGTCTGGATGACGTGAGGGCTTTCAACTGGGTGAAACACGGAGCTGTCGATGTATATACGGATATCCGGACGAAAGAAGCTGTTTTTAAGGATTATTCGTATGCTTTCAGTGAATTTAAATACCCCGGGGTACCGGAAATCAACATGCATGTCATTGACCCGAATCCTTTTTACATCGATGATATCCGGGTCATTCCCATTCCGGTGATGCATCACAAGCTTCCGGTGATGGGATTCCGGATCGGTAATTTCGCCTATATTACGGATGCCAATTACATACCCGAGAGTTCGATGGAGCGGTTGAAGGGAACGGAATACATGGTCATAAACGCTTTGCGTAAAGAAAGCCATCTGTCTCATTTCACCTTGGCCCAAGCGGTTGAAGTTGTACAAAAATTACAGGTAAAAGAGGCCTGGCTGACACATATAGGGCATCAAATGGGCCTGACCGCTGAAGTGTCTGCGGAATTACCCGCCCATATACATTTGGCATACGATACGTTAGCGGTAGAGGTAAATTAA
- a CDS encoding ATP-binding protein translates to MTDLFSCRNPIFTLPKHSDKLCIPIQKWEFLCHTLYLKKYPFLLGPKGCGKSSVAKELADAMGMEYHAFNMGQAFKPKKMFVGSLIIGEDGKTLAVRSEFFRAFVSDRPTLIFLDELTRTPAVAANFLMTVLDRHQSYLYDEDSGQRYNKGRNVLFIAAGNTGFAYVSAQRLDTAFEDRFIKTRLDYLSPREESALICSRIDGVARKDAVRLAEIARILRLGEAKETLSVSLSTRQVLDAAAYLPLGYSLQDVVEEIILTNYMLSGEEVLARALLQGI, encoded by the coding sequence ATGACGGATCTGTTTTCTTGTAGAAATCCAATCTTCACGCTTCCCAAACACTCGGATAAACTATGTATTCCGATACAAAAGTGGGAATTTTTATGCCATACCCTGTATTTGAAAAAATATCCTTTTTTACTGGGTCCGAAAGGTTGCGGCAAATCTTCTGTGGCCAAAGAGCTGGCGGATGCTATGGGTATGGAATACCATGCCTTTAATATGGGACAGGCGTTTAAGCCCAAAAAAATGTTTGTGGGCAGTCTGATCATTGGAGAAGACGGTAAAACTCTTGCGGTACGTTCAGAGTTTTTCCGGGCATTCGTTTCAGACCGGCCGACGTTGATTTTTTTGGACGAATTGACGCGTACTCCGGCTGTAGCCGCTAATTTTCTAATGACGGTACTGGATCGGCATCAGTCGTATTTGTACGACGAAGATTCCGGACAAAGGTATAATAAAGGCAGGAACGTCCTTTTTATTGCAGCGGGTAATACCGGTTTTGCTTATGTTTCGGCTCAACGTCTGGACACGGCTTTTGAAGACCGCTTTATCAAAACACGTTTGGATTATTTGTCTCCCCGGGAAGAATCGGCTCTGATATGCAGCCGGATTGACGGTGTAGCCCGTAAAGATGCTGTCCGGTTAGCGGAAATCGCCCGCATATTAAGGCTGGGGGAAGCCAAAGAAACCCTTTCCGTATCCTTGTCTACCCGGCAGGTACTGGACGCTGCCGCTTATCTTCCGTTGGGTTATTCGCTACAGGATGTGGTAGAAGAAATCATTCTTACCAATTATATGCTGTCGGGGGAGGAAGTGCTTGCCAGAGCTTTGTTGCAAGGTATATGA
- a CDS encoding DUF4836 family protein, with translation MRKKQLLSSLVLLMAMGIFFAACTETVQKAYYDAIPENASAIGSIKINRLLEKSDAGEKLSAYAGQYVTPEIAGKLDLFLKNGNESGLDLNENVFLFTADCEGAVAKVADLSKLKETFQILQQQGKCEALSKKNGYSRTVIGGEFACLFNEYVLLGLNIQSTAEETFATAEKLLTAQSTANISETQGFKDMVAVDSDIAWWFSFKKWGEESLAQSNPLLNGVDISQISILGTLNFENGKIGLTYKILSDDPVMKQWIAQAGNLNNSLLNYFPATTLCYAAAHINGEQICQQFEQNEAWNQALQQVNKDELVKVLSAFDGDFSWGISAFNPMGIPNVLAYAQAKNAYPVQLLALTLQQPQMGQVVEVKNKGKNAYEAKINMVGMTVYFGEKDGLLYLTNDSDSFKNLGKKAKKPLGDTPWTAGLKNAGSALLLNVEEMLASPFIQMSIYQMQGPQQGALMLQALSMFSYVEALGVNNTAYLNIYMKDKEQNSLKVLIQEGTQIAKQ, from the coding sequence ATGAGAAAGAAACAGTTATTATCCTCATTGGTATTACTAATGGCTATGGGGATTTTTTTTGCCGCTTGTACGGAGACGGTGCAGAAAGCTTACTATGATGCAATTCCTGAAAATGCCTCGGCAATCGGTAGCATAAAGATAAACCGCTTATTGGAAAAATCGGATGCCGGAGAAAAATTGTCTGCTTATGCCGGACAATATGTAACTCCTGAGATAGCCGGTAAATTGGATTTATTTTTGAAGAACGGGAATGAGTCCGGTTTGGATTTGAATGAGAACGTATTTCTTTTTACAGCCGATTGCGAAGGCGCTGTTGCCAAAGTTGCAGACCTGTCCAAGCTGAAAGAGACTTTTCAAATACTGCAACAGCAAGGCAAATGTGAAGCCTTATCGAAAAAAAACGGATATTCCCGTACGGTAATCGGAGGGGAATTTGCCTGTCTTTTTAATGAGTATGTGTTGTTGGGACTTAATATACAGAGTACTGCCGAGGAGACATTTGCGACAGCCGAAAAATTACTTACCGCTCAGTCAACTGCAAATATCAGTGAGACACAAGGATTTAAAGATATGGTTGCAGTCGATAGTGATATTGCCTGGTGGTTCTCTTTTAAAAAGTGGGGGGAAGAGTCCTTAGCCCAAAGCAACCCATTGCTGAACGGAGTAGATATATCCCAAATCAGTATACTGGGAACCTTGAATTTTGAAAATGGAAAAATAGGGTTGACATATAAGATATTGTCGGACGATCCGGTCATGAAGCAATGGATAGCACAGGCCGGAAATCTGAATAACAGCCTGTTGAATTATTTCCCGGCAACGACGCTTTGTTATGCTGCGGCTCATATCAACGGCGAACAGATTTGTCAGCAATTTGAGCAAAATGAAGCCTGGAACCAGGCCCTGCAACAAGTGAATAAAGATGAATTAGTAAAGGTTTTATCAGCTTTCGACGGGGATTTTTCCTGGGGAATATCGGCCTTTAATCCCATGGGCATTCCGAATGTCTTAGCTTATGCCCAGGCTAAAAATGCTTATCCGGTTCAACTGTTGGCACTTACATTACAACAACCGCAAATGGGACAAGTGGTTGAGGTGAAAAATAAAGGTAAAAATGCGTACGAGGCAAAAATAAATATGGTGGGAATGACGGTATATTTCGGAGAAAAAGACGGACTTCTTTACCTGACAAATGATTCGGATAGTTTCAAAAACCTGGGTAAAAAGGCAAAGAAACCTCTAGGAGATACACCCTGGACAGCCGGTTTAAAAAATGCCGGATCAGCTTTATTGCTTAATGTAGAGGAAATGCTGGCATCTCCGTTTATTCAGATGAGTATTTATCAGATGCAGGGTCCGCAACAAGGAGCCCTTATGCTGCAGGCTCTCTCTATGTTCTCATACGTGGAAGCTTTAGGCGTTAATAATACGGCTTATCTGAATATCTATATGAAAGATAAGGAGCAAAACAGTCTGAAGGTTCTGATACAGGAAGGCACCCAAATAGCTAAGCAGTAA
- a CDS encoding SAM-dependent methyltransferase — MGKLYLLPNSLGESALECVLPNEVISLIRQLRVFATENPKNTRRFLKKIDKTIDIDSLIFLDLNEHSTPKEIEACLPWLEKEDMGIISEAGCPGIADPGAELVALAHRRGYRVCPLVGPSSILLALMASGCSGQHFSFNGYLPVKDNERSKALKNYEKESALENRSQIFIETPYRNLKLFQEMLHVLSLQTKLTVACDITTDNEYIKTKTIREWKQLPPPAIDKRPAIFILYAR; from the coding sequence ATGGGAAAACTTTATCTGCTACCGAACAGTTTGGGAGAATCGGCTTTGGAATGCGTACTGCCAAACGAAGTTATCAGCCTGATTCGTCAGTTACGGGTATTCGCCACCGAAAATCCTAAAAACACACGTCGTTTCCTTAAAAAAATAGACAAAACCATAGATATCGACAGTTTGATTTTTCTGGACCTGAATGAACATTCTACCCCGAAAGAAATCGAAGCTTGCTTGCCCTGGCTGGAGAAAGAAGATATGGGGATCATTTCGGAAGCCGGTTGTCCCGGAATCGCAGATCCGGGAGCCGAACTGGTCGCGTTGGCTCATCGTCGCGGTTACCGGGTATGTCCCCTTGTAGGTCCTTCTTCTATCCTATTGGCACTTATGGCTTCCGGTTGCAGCGGACAACATTTTTCTTTCAACGGCTATCTGCCTGTGAAAGATAACGAGCGCAGTAAAGCTTTAAAAAACTACGAAAAAGAGTCTGCCCTGGAAAACCGCTCCCAAATTTTTATCGAGACTCCCTATCGTAACCTGAAACTTTTTCAAGAAATGCTGCATGTGCTTTCTCTTCAAACAAAACTTACGGTAGCCTGTGATATCACTACTGATAACGAATATATTAAGACAAAAACAATACGGGAATGGAAGCAATTGCCTCCACCTGCTATAGACAAACGCCCGGCCATATTTATCCTATATGCCCGCTAA
- a CDS encoding superoxide dismutase has product MKTQDLSNLVKQAACLLLISHKVNQKDENNNFKLLPTLYPEDALEPYISKKTVEFHYGKHLAGYIQTTNNLKADTEYKDLSIEEIMLQADGKLFNNAAQVYNHYFQFEALHAPKKDNAPEGKIKKNIEGTFGNLDTFKQKFAEAATTLFGSGYVWLLASADGKLELVQTKNAENPLTAGKTPVLNLDVWEHAYYLDVQNLRAKYVENFWNIVDWEKVNKRLECIK; this is encoded by the coding sequence ATGAAAACACAAGATTTATCCAATCTGGTAAAACAGGCTGCCTGTCTGTTACTCATCTCCCATAAGGTGAATCAAAAAGACGAAAACAATAATTTCAAATTATTGCCGACCCTCTATCCGGAAGATGCATTGGAGCCTTACATCAGTAAAAAAACGGTAGAATTCCATTATGGAAAGCATTTGGCCGGCTATATACAGACTACGAATAATTTGAAAGCCGATACCGAATACAAAGATCTCAGCATTGAGGAGATCATGTTGCAGGCAGACGGTAAACTATTTAATAATGCCGCACAGGTATACAACCACTATTTCCAGTTCGAAGCTTTACATGCCCCTAAAAAAGACAATGCCCCCGAAGGAAAAATCAAAAAAAACATAGAAGGTACGTTCGGAAACCTGGATACTTTCAAACAAAAATTTGCAGAAGCTGCAACGACATTGTTCGGCTCAGGCTATGTATGGCTGCTTGCTTCCGCCGATGGCAAACTGGAACTTGTTCAGACCAAAAATGCAGAAAATCCGTTAACGGCAGGAAAAACTCCCGTGTTGAACCTGGATGTATGGGAACATGCTTACTATTTGGATGTACAGAATTTACGCGCCAAATACGTTGAAAACTTCTGGAACATTGTCGACTGGGAAAAGGTCAATAAACGTCTGGAATGTATTAAATGA
- a CDS encoding TonB-dependent receptor yields the protein MRYLFYILFIIPVFPAFSQKSAILTTDDSLYHIIQQMQEVVVTAEKRELKPTDIPAALTVVTERTIPGENNPDLRNISGIVPNFYMQEGGLKLSTPLYIRGIGTVSGTPPIGLYVDGVPVFDKNAFVFDLYDIRQIEVLRGPQTTLYGRNSINGLININTRPADNKFAIRAKAGLASYYSQNYNLIVNLPVKFIYNKLSFSYNKSKGYFKNRYDNDRRSNPTESYNGRYQGNIYAARDWKIAFGVNYNHSFDGGYAYHAVDSLKADRYLVNYNTPSSYKRDMISSYLNLKKMGKHTAFNWITSYSWTKDKQILDADFTYLDVFDNIKKSNQNLVTQEINLQSIAAAHWDWTVGAFGFYKDLTNKYLATFGKDKAYLLPLPLDQAKYFNNTTTKGIAGYGQITLKEMWPGMAVTAGIRYDYENAALTYRDSLLFTGDAAFGPFHASDKKSDFHAWLPKFSFMQKWNDRVSLYLSVAKGYKAGGYNIIANEMSSLLTDLGYDEEKLWNYELGFKYFSPAGTFNLNAAVFYIDWKDQQIFVMGMMGPSIKNAGDARSIGGEMDLNWELFPNLTYFLSAGYSNSKYYHHLTKEYEGNRIVMAPEFTGNTGIAYQKALRTSWCRTLGISTNVTGFGTQYFDEANRLKQSPYFLWNMDITLSGKYVDFHIWGKNILDKAFFTYMLNNPVGQKLPQYYDMGQSGAPARFGASVTFKI from the coding sequence ATGCGTTATCTATTTTATATTTTATTTATTATTCCGGTATTTCCGGCGTTTTCTCAGAAATCGGCTATATTAACGACAGACGATTCTTTATATCACATCATACAACAGATGCAGGAGGTTGTTGTTACGGCTGAAAAGAGAGAGCTGAAACCGACAGATATTCCGGCTGCCTTGACGGTGGTTACGGAACGTACAATTCCGGGTGAGAATAATCCGGATTTGCGGAATATATCCGGTATCGTTCCGAATTTTTACATGCAGGAAGGCGGCTTAAAGCTTTCCACACCTTTGTATATCAGAGGTATAGGGACGGTTTCCGGAACCCCTCCGATAGGACTTTATGTTGACGGAGTGCCTGTATTCGATAAAAATGCATTTGTCTTCGATCTGTATGATATCCGGCAGATAGAAGTGTTGCGTGGACCCCAGACGACATTGTACGGACGGAACAGTATCAATGGCCTGATCAATATCAACACCCGTCCGGCAGATAACAAATTTGCCATACGGGCGAAGGCCGGTCTTGCCAGTTACTATTCTCAAAATTACAATCTGATTGTCAATCTGCCGGTTAAATTTATTTACAATAAATTATCTTTTTCCTACAATAAATCGAAAGGTTATTTCAAAAACCGGTATGACAATGACAGGCGTTCGAATCCGACAGAATCTTATAATGGCCGCTATCAGGGAAATATATATGCAGCAAGAGACTGGAAAATCGCTTTCGGTGTAAACTACAATCATTCTTTCGACGGCGGATATGCTTATCATGCAGTCGATTCGTTAAAAGCCGACCGGTATCTGGTAAATTACAATACCCCCTCTTCTTACAAAAGAGATATGATATCTTCTTATCTGAATCTGAAGAAAATGGGAAAACATACCGCTTTTAACTGGATCACATCTTATTCCTGGACAAAGGATAAACAGATTCTGGATGCGGATTTTACTTATCTGGACGTATTTGACAATATCAAAAAATCCAATCAGAATTTGGTTACCCAGGAAATCAACCTCCAATCGATTGCCGCAGCACACTGGGATTGGACCGTTGGTGCATTCGGCTTTTATAAAGACCTGACGAATAAATACCTGGCAACTTTCGGCAAAGACAAGGCTTACCTGTTGCCTTTACCTTTGGATCAGGCCAAATATTTTAATAATACCACAACGAAAGGCATTGCCGGTTACGGACAAATCACTCTGAAAGAGATGTGGCCCGGTATGGCAGTAACGGCCGGTATCCGCTATGACTATGAAAATGCAGCCCTCACCTACCGGGATAGTCTTCTTTTCACCGGAGATGCAGCTTTCGGTCCTTTTCATGCGTCGGATAAAAAAAGTGATTTTCACGCCTGGTTGCCCAAATTCTCTTTCATGCAGAAATGGAACGACCGTGTATCTCTTTATCTCAGTGTAGCGAAAGGCTATAAAGCCGGAGGATACAATATCATTGCCAACGAAATGAGCTCGTTGTTGACGGATCTCGGATATGACGAAGAAAAATTGTGGAACTATGAATTGGGTTTCAAATATTTCAGTCCCGCCGGGACATTCAACCTGAATGCCGCCGTTTTCTATATCGATTGGAAGGACCAGCAGATATTCGTTATGGGTATGATGGGTCCGAGTATAAAAAATGCCGGTGACGCAAGGAGTATCGGAGGTGAAATGGACTTAAACTGGGAATTATTCCCTAATTTGACTTATTTCTTATCTGCCGGATACAGCAATTCGAAATATTATCATCACCTGACCAAAGAATACGAAGGCAACCGTATCGTTATGGCTCCTGAATTTACGGGTAATACGGGAATCGCTTACCAAAAAGCGCTTCGCACAAGCTGGTGCCGGACCCTGGGAATATCGACAAATGTCACCGGTTTCGGTACCCAGTATTTTGACGAAGCCAACCGGTTAAAACAATCTCCTTACTTCCTGTGGAATATGGATATTACCCTATCCGGGAAATACGTGGATTTCCATATATGGGGCAAGAACATACTGGACAAAGCATTTTTTACTTATATGCTGAATAATCCGGTCGGACAGAAACTACCTCAATATTACGATATGGGACAGTCCGGAGCCCCTGCCCGTTTCGGAGCCTCTGTAACATTTAAAATTTAA
- a CDS encoding Fur family transcriptional regulator: protein MDSIVTAQDYLAKYGIKPSVQRIAIMEYLMEHRTHPSTDEIHSVLIKWMPTLSKTTVYNTLKLFTEQGALMALGIDDRNIRYDIDVSDHAHFICLGCGKVYDIPVDYLDKLIVRGGEELTITETHLYYKGYCKLCDNKRLK from the coding sequence ATGGATTCAATTGTAACGGCTCAGGACTATTTGGCCAAATATGGGATAAAGCCTTCCGTACAACGGATAGCCATTATGGAATATCTGATGGAACACCGGACACATCCCAGTACGGACGAGATTCATTCTGTGCTGATTAAATGGATGCCTACTTTATCGAAAACAACTGTCTACAATACATTGAAGCTGTTCACCGAGCAAGGTGCATTGATGGCTTTGGGAATAGACGATCGGAATATACGTTATGATATTGATGTTTCGGATCATGCGCATTTTATCTGTTTGGGATGTGGGAAAGTGTATGATATACCAGTTGATTATCTGGATAAACTGATTGTCCGGGGGGGAGAGGAATTGACAATAACGGAAACTCATTTATACTATAAGGGATATTGTAAATTGTGTGATAATAAGAGACTTAAGTAA